The following DNA comes from Enterocloster bolteae.
AGAATATAAGGACGGCCGTTTTAATATAACAGGGCTAACCGGGAATGTAAAAATTGAGGGCGTGGAAGGCGATATAACCGATGCGGATGGCAGCATAATAAAAAAGAATCCCGTAGAAATAATGTTTGGAAAGAAATCAATACAGAATGTTCCTAACATTAAAACAGTAACCTCCAATGCAGTTACTGATACAAGAATATTAAAAGGAAATTTAAAGTTAACTCTGGAGGATGGGACCACAGAGGTTATTGATGTTAATAATTTAAGCATTCCTAAAAACTTTGCAGACTTAGCAGCGGAAATTCAGGGCATAGTCGGAGCCGGAGTGTCAGTAAGCTATACGACGGATGGTAAAATCCAGATTCAGGGAACATCAAAGGGATTTAACATAGAGGGAACTGATACAGAGGGCAAAGCCCTTATGAACAGTCTGTTCGGGCAGGACGGCATGACATTTTCGTCGCAGATGACAGCCCAGGTAACCGCCGGCCAGAACGCCCGCCTCACAGTAGACGGCACTGTCATTGAGCGTAATTCAAACACCTTTGAACTGGATGGAATTACCATGGAATTAACCTCGGAATACCATGATACAGGCACCCCAATACGCTTGACTACATCCCGGGATACTGATAAAATAGTAGACAGTTTAAAGAGTTTTGTAGAAGATTACAACGCGCTTGTGGAAGAACTGAATGAACATCTGAAAGAGACTGCAAATTATAAGAAATACGCGCCTCTCACCGATGAACAGAAGAAGGAAATGAGCGACAAGGAGATTGAACTCTGGGAGGAAAAATCCAAGGAGGGCCTTCTCCACAATGACGCCAACATTACCAGCTTTCTGGGCGATATGAGAATGGTTCTTTACAGCAGTGTGGAGGGCGCAGGGCTGTCCCTTTATGATATCGGCATTGAGACATCCGATAACTGGAGGGATAACGGCAAGCTGGTCATTGACGAGGATGTTCTTAAATCCATGGCCGCCACCAACCCTGATGCCATATGCAAGCTGTTTACAGACAGGGACCAGGGGCTGGGAACCGGCATGCAGAATGCCCTTAAGGACGCAGCCAATGTCAGCAGCGGAAGCCCCGGCACCATGGTGCGCTATGCGGGAACAAAGGATGTTCTTACTACCAGCAACACCCTCTATGAGGAGATGAAGCACATTTCAGAGACGCTTTCCAATCTGAATACCAAGTATCAGCTGGAAAAGACACGGTACTGGAATCAGTTTAATGCCATGGAACAGGCCATATCGAATATGAACAGCCAGAGTTCCTGGCTTACCCAGCAGTTCTCATCATGATGAAGGAGTAATCACTATGCAGAATCCATATGCAAAATATAAACAGCAGTCCATAATGACCATGACCCAGGGAGATATGATTAACCTTCTGTTCGATGAGACAATCAACCGTCTGAACAAAGGTCTTGCGGGGCTGGAGGCAGGGGACTGCGAAGCAACCAATACCCATTTTAAGAAGGCTCAGGCTATTATCAGCCATCTGGCATCCACACTGGATCCCCAGTATCCGGTTTCCAAGGGATTGTCTTCTCTCTATGAGTATTTTAATTACCAGATCATACAGGCCAATGTGAGGAAGAACCCGGAGACGGTGAACGAGATTCTTCCCATGATAGAGGAACTGAAAGAGGCATTTGCCCAGGCGGATAAACAGGTACGTATAGGCCACACAGGCTGATGAGAGACAAGGAGGCGGAACATGCCGTTATTTGATGACAGGGCTTTGGGAGCTCTGGAAAGAGGGATGGATGGCATGTGGCTGAAGCAGCAGATTGCCAGCCACAACATTGCAAACGTGGAGACGCCGGGATATAAGGCGAAGAAGGTGGAATTTCGGGATGTTCTTTACGAGACAGCCCAGGGAACAGAGCGTATATCCAAACCAGTGGTGGAAGAGGACGGAAACACCCAGGCCAGGCCGGACGGCAATAATGTCCAGGTGGAAAAGGAAGAACTGGAGCTGTGGAAGGCCTATACCCAGTATTCGGCTCTCACAGGGCGTGTGTCAGGCAAGCTGTCCACGCTGCGGTATGTAATTAATAACACGGGCAAATAAAGGAGACAGATATGGGGTATTTGGATTCTCTTAATATAACGGGTTCCGCTCTCACAGCAGAGCGGTTCCGCACGGATATCATCATGCAGAACCTGGCAAACCAGAACACCACCAGGACGGCA
Coding sequences within:
- the fliS gene encoding flagellar export chaperone FliS — translated: MQNPYAKYKQQSIMTMTQGDMINLLFDETINRLNKGLAGLEAGDCEATNTHFKKAQAIISHLASTLDPQYPVSKGLSSLYEYFNYQIIQANVRKNPETVNEILPMIEELKEAFAQADKQVRIGHTG
- the flgB gene encoding flagellar basal body rod protein FlgB; the protein is MPLFDDRALGALERGMDGMWLKQQIASHNIANVETPGYKAKKVEFRDVLYETAQGTERISKPVVEEDGNTQARPDGNNVQVEKEELELWKAYTQYSALTGRVSGKLSTLRYVINNTGK